From a single Clostridium isatidis genomic region:
- a CDS encoding ABC transporter permease: protein MEWITNFLAAAVVAGTPLLFATLGEIITEKAGNLNLGVEGMMLMGAVIGFIVGLKTESAVMALLAAMAAGALGAFIYAFLTVTLKANQNVTGLTLTIFGSGFSSFVGKSVVGQATPDSIKSFFIPIEIPLLSNIPVLGKALFSQDLFIYIGYICTILLTIYLYKTNIGLNLTAVGENPSAAASASINIDLYKYIHILLGGALCGLGGAYLSLVHVPAWQENITAGRGWIAVALVVFTAWRPNKAIIGAFLFGGLDIIRFRITNTLISIYFMDMIPYVVTIAILIFIGIKKSTRNAPPKSLGIPYFREER, encoded by the coding sequence ATGGAATGGATAACAAATTTTTTGGCAGCAGCAGTGGTAGCTGGTACACCTCTATTATTTGCTACTTTAGGAGAAATAATAACAGAAAAGGCTGGTAATCTTAACCTAGGGGTAGAAGGTATGATGTTAATGGGGGCAGTAATAGGCTTTATTGTAGGATTAAAGACTGAAAGTGCAGTAATGGCTTTATTAGCTGCTATGGCAGCAGGAGCTTTAGGAGCTTTTATATATGCTTTTTTAACAGTTACATTAAAAGCTAATCAAAATGTTACTGGACTTACATTAACTATTTTTGGAAGTGGCTTCTCAAGTTTTGTAGGTAAATCAGTAGTTGGTCAAGCTACTCCTGATAGTATAAAGAGTTTTTTTATCCCAATAGAAATACCTTTATTATCAAATATACCTGTATTAGGTAAGGCTTTATTCAGTCAAGATTTATTTATATATATAGGATATATATGTACTATTTTATTAACAATATATTTATATAAGACCAATATAGGATTAAATTTAACAGCAGTAGGAGAAAATCCTTCTGCAGCAGCTTCTGCAAGTATTAATATAGATTTATATAAATATATTCATATATTGCTTGGAGGAGCTTTATGTGGACTTGGAGGAGCTTATCTTTCCTTAGTACATGTTCCAGCTTGGCAGGAAAATATTACAGCGGGAAGAGGATGGATTGCTGTTGCATTAGTAGTTTTTACAGCTTGGAGACCAAATAAAGCAATTATAGGAGCCTTTTTATTTGGAGGCTTAGATATAATAAGATTTAGAATAACTAATACCCTTATTTCAATATATTTTATGGATATGATCCCATATGTTGTAACAATAGCTATACTTATATTTATAGGAATAAAGAAATCAACTAGAAATGCACCACCGAAGTCATTGGGAATTCCATATTTTAGAGAAGAAAGATAA
- a CDS encoding cold-shock protein, with amino-acid sequence MAEKTGVVKWYNATKGYGFISCDNGDDIFIHHSQIQEQGPDKDLHEGENVTFDIQEGKKGPMAVNLHKL; translated from the coding sequence ATGGCTGAAAAAACTGGTGTAGTTAAGTGGTATAATGCAACAAAAGGATATGGATTTATATCTTGTGATAATGGAGATGATATATTTATCCATCATTCACAAATTCAAGAACAAGGTCCAGATAAAGATTTACATGAAGGGGAAAATGTAACTTTTGATATTCAAGAAGGAAAAAAAGGACCTATGGCCGTAAATCTTCACAAACTATAA
- a CDS encoding glutathione peroxidase, translating to MNFYDFSARGIYGEEISMKKYKGKVVLVVNTASKCGLTPQFKELEELYREYKDKGLEILGFPCNQFASQDPGTNEEIQNFCQLNYGVTFTMFEKIDVNGEKAHPLYKYLKSQGKSILGKEIKWNFTKFLIDSEGNVIKRYAPTTKPSKIKDDIEILLAIKK from the coding sequence ATGAATTTTTATGATTTTTCAGCAAGGGGAATTTATGGGGAAGAGATTAGCATGAAAAAATATAAGGGAAAGGTTGTCTTAGTTGTTAATACAGCAAGTAAATGCGGTTTAACTCCCCAGTTTAAGGAACTAGAAGAACTCTATAGGGAATATAAAGATAAGGGGTTAGAGATATTAGGTTTCCCATGTAATCAGTTTGCAAGTCAAGACCCAGGAACTAATGAAGAAATACAAAACTTTTGCCAGCTGAATTATGGAGTTACATTTACAATGTTTGAAAAGATAGATGTAAATGGGGAAAAGGCACATCCTCTTTATAAATATTTAAAAAGTCAAGGAAAATCAATTTTAGGCAAAGAAATTAAATGGAATTTTACTAAGTTTTTGATAGATTCTGAAGGCAATGTAATTAAAAGATATGCACCAACAACAAAACCCTCAAAGATTAAGGATGATATAGAAATATTGTTAGCAATTAAGAAGTAA
- a CDS encoding undecaprenyl-diphosphate phosphatase has product MLIIELLKAAFLGVVEGITEWLPISSTGHMILVEEFIKLNVSDAFKEMFFVVIQLGAILAVVLLYFNKLNPFSVNKSSKEIRDTMQIWYKVIVGVLPAGVLGVLFDDWLDEHLYNYQTVAITLIIYGILFIIIENRNKNKVSKINSFKELSYATAFGIGLFQVLSLIPGTSRSGATILGAIILGTSRYIAAEYSFFLSIPVMFGASALKLIKFGFDFTGTEIAILLVGMIVAFVVSIIAIRFLMKYIKNNDFKAFGWYRIILGLLVIGYFVLY; this is encoded by the coding sequence ATGTTAATAATTGAATTATTAAAGGCAGCTTTTTTAGGAGTAGTTGAAGGAATAACTGAATGGCTTCCTATAAGCAGTACTGGTCATATGATTTTAGTTGAGGAATTTATTAAGTTAAATGTTTCTGATGCTTTTAAAGAAATGTTTTTTGTTGTTATACAATTAGGAGCTATTTTAGCTGTTGTTCTTTTGTATTTTAACAAACTAAATCCTTTTTCAGTTAATAAGTCTTCAAAAGAAATAAGAGATACTATGCAGATTTGGTATAAGGTAATTGTAGGTGTATTACCGGCTGGAGTTTTAGGTGTATTGTTTGATGATTGGTTAGATGAACATTTATATAATTATCAAACTGTTGCGATAACTCTTATTATTTATGGAATTTTATTTATTATTATTGAAAATCGCAATAAGAATAAAGTTTCTAAGATAAATAGTTTTAAGGAATTATCTTATGCCACAGCTTTTGGAATAGGATTATTCCAAGTATTATCCTTAATTCCTGGTACTTCACGTTCAGGAGCAACAATTCTTGGAGCAATTATACTTGGAACATCACGTTATATTGCTGCTGAATATTCATTTTTCTTATCAATTCCAGTAATGTTTGGGGCAAGTGCTTTAAAACTAATTAAATTTGGATTTGATTTTACAGGTACAGAAATTGCTATTTTATTAGTAGGTATGATTGTTGCTTTTGTTGTTTCTATAATAGCAATAAGATTTTTAATGAAATACATTAAAAACAATGATTTTAAAGCCTTTGGCTGGTATCGTATTATTTTAGGATTATTAGTAATTGGATACTTTGTATTATACTAA
- a CDS encoding MarR family winged helix-turn-helix transcriptional regulator: MSKYDKIKLENQLCFPLYALSREVIKLYKPLLDPFNLTYTQYITMLVIWEEEKINFKELAKRLYLDSGTLTPVIKKLEAMNLIIKYRNKEDDRVVTVELTDKGRELKDKVLEVPDKMLCNFKGDTENLLALKNYLDEMIASLEK, encoded by the coding sequence ATGAGTAAATATGACAAAATTAAATTAGAAAATCAATTATGCTTTCCATTATATGCTTTATCAAGAGAAGTTATAAAGCTATATAAACCATTACTTGATCCTTTTAACTTAACATATACACAATATATAACAATGTTAGTTATATGGGAAGAGGAAAAAATAAATTTTAAGGAACTTGCTAAAAGACTTTATTTAGATTCTGGTACCCTTACCCCTGTAATTAAGAAGTTAGAAGCTATGAATTTAATTATAAAATATAGAAATAAAGAAGATGATAGAGTTGTTACAGTTGAGTTAACAGATAAAGGTAGAGAGCTTAAGGATAAAGTTCTTGAAGTTCCTGATAAGATGCTTTGCAATTTTAAGGGTGATACAGAAAATCTTTTAGCCTTAAAAAATTATTTAGACGAAATGATAGCGTCTTTAGAAAAATAA
- a CDS encoding 3'-5' exonuclease, with product MHYIIFDLEFNQDFSNLKYSNSEEKKSKYPFEIIQIGAVKLDADFNNKGSFNSYVKPTIYSKISPFIEELTGINTEQVISEKTFPEVFNNFINFINDKDAIFCIWGMSDIQELFKNVFYHKLDYNLLPRKYINIQPYVSKHFGLSIQKLFNLQNAVEELSLPITFEFHNALYDAHYTAEIFKKIYTHSIKPQIYDPYLVKAKTRKPKVQVDYYKLIQQFEKMYYREMTKEEKDIIKLAYNMGRTQQFIKIAKEKKKK from the coding sequence ATGCACTACATTATTTTTGATTTAGAATTTAATCAAGATTTTTCTAATTTAAAATACTCAAATTCAGAAGAAAAAAAATCTAAATATCCCTTTGAAATTATACAAATTGGTGCAGTAAAATTGGATGCTGATTTTAACAATAAAGGAAGCTTCAATAGTTATGTTAAGCCAACAATTTATTCAAAAATAAGCCCCTTTATAGAAGAATTAACAGGTATTAATACCGAGCAAGTTATTTCAGAAAAAACTTTCCCAGAAGTTTTTAATAACTTTATAAATTTCATAAATGATAAAGATGCAATATTTTGTATCTGGGGTATGTCTGATATTCAAGAGTTATTTAAAAATGTTTTTTATCATAAATTAGATTATAACCTTTTACCTAGAAAATACATAAATATTCAGCCCTATGTTTCCAAACATTTTGGACTTTCAATCCAAAAACTTTTTAATCTTCAAAATGCCGTTGAAGAACTAAGTCTTCCAATAACCTTTGAGTTTCATAATGCCCTTTATGATGCTCATTATACAGCTGAAATATTTAAAAAAATATATACTCATTCAATTAAACCACAAATATATGATCCTTATCTGGTAAAAGCTAAGACAAGAAAGCCTAAGGTTCAGGTAGACTATTACAAGCTAATTCAACAATTTGAAAAAATGTACTACCGCGAAATGACTAAAGAAGAAAAAGATATTATAAAGTTAGCTTATAATATGGGAAGAACTCAACAATTTATAAAAATTGCAAAAGAGAAAAAGAAGAAATAA
- a CDS encoding MYG1 family protein — MKRQKKFKRIGTHNGKFHADEVIATAILKELFEVELTRTRDEKVLKELDIVYDVGGGKFDHHGINKRYRENGTPYAACGLIWEEFGKDLLKLKRESLNNEEIQSIFDYIDKSIIEGADALDNGIWIDKTEIPLLHISSIIEKFNPLWNSNKDENEAFNEAVELARTILNNAIEHKFSVLDAKEHVLKAYKNRTIPELLVLDRYCPYNSYLREIDTKEEVLYTIYPREDSYALQSIRDENKIDKKKLPKAWAGLRGEELAAVTGVPDAIFCHTGRFIAITGTKEGIMKLAKIAIETPKEE, encoded by the coding sequence ATGAAAAGACAGAAAAAATTTAAGCGAATTGGTACTCATAACGGAAAATTTCATGCAGATGAAGTCATTGCAACTGCAATACTTAAGGAACTTTTTGAGGTCGAACTAACAAGGACTAGAGATGAGAAAGTTTTAAAAGAACTTGATATAGTTTATGATGTTGGTGGAGGAAAATTTGATCATCATGGAATTAATAAAAGATATAGAGAAAATGGAACTCCTTATGCTGCATGTGGACTTATATGGGAGGAATTCGGTAAAGACTTACTTAAATTAAAAAGAGAATCCTTAAATAATGAAGAAATTCAAAGTATATTTGATTATATTGATAAAAGCATAATTGAAGGTGCTGATGCCCTTGATAATGGAATTTGGATAGATAAAACAGAAATTCCACTATTACATATTAGTTCTATAATTGAAAAGTTTAATCCTCTTTGGAATTCTAATAAAGATGAAAATGAAGCTTTTAATGAAGCTGTAGAACTTGCAAGGACTATATTAAATAATGCTATAGAACATAAATTTTCTGTGCTTGATGCCAAGGAACATGTTTTAAAAGCTTATAAAAATAGGACTATTCCAGAACTATTAGTTCTTGATAGATATTGTCCTTACAACTCTTATCTTAGAGAAATTGATACAAAGGAAGAAGTTTTATATACAATATATCCCAGAGAAGATAGTTATGCCCTTCAATCAATAAGGGATGAAAATAAAATAGACAAAAAAAAGCTTCCAAAAGCTTGGGCTGGTTTAAGAGGTGAAGAATTAGCTGCAGTAACAGGTGTTCCAGATGCAATATTCTGTCATACAGGAAGATTTATTGCCATAACAGGAACAAAAGAAGGAATAATGAAATTAGCAAAAATAGCTATAGAAACACCAAAGGAAGAGTAA
- a CDS encoding BMP family ABC transporter substrate-binding protein, which produces MNKKLTVLLSSVLTAALLLTGCAGASNEKQTGGTTGTEANSEELKVGFVYVGPITDQGYVYAHDLGRQAVEKELGVETIYKENVKEDKAEVRAAIDNLIQQGANVIFTTSFGFMDATEEAAKDYPEVKFLHCSGYKSNGSNFVNYFGKMEEPRYLAGIAAGLKSKTNKIGFVGAFPIPEVIRAVDAFTLGVQSVNPDAVVKVTWTNTWYDPAKEKEAAKALIDEGVDVLAQHQNSAATQQAAEEAGIYSIGYNLSMKEYAPNAYMTGAVWNWGAYYVEAVRQIKEGTWKAENYLGGLKDGVVQLDELNANVPDEAKALIDEAKAKIEAGELNIFAGPIKDQTGAIKVKEGQVLTDEEMIQIDYLIEGVEGVIEQ; this is translated from the coding sequence ATGAATAAGAAATTAACAGTATTGTTATCATCAGTATTAACAGCAGCACTTTTATTAACAGGATGCGCAGGTGCAAGCAATGAAAAACAAACTGGGGGCACAACAGGAACAGAAGCTAATTCAGAAGAATTAAAAGTAGGTTTTGTATATGTAGGACCTATAACTGACCAAGGCTATGTATATGCTCATGATTTAGGAAGACAAGCTGTTGAAAAGGAATTAGGAGTTGAAACTATTTATAAGGAAAATGTTAAAGAAGATAAAGCTGAAGTTAGAGCAGCTATCGATAATTTAATTCAACAAGGAGCTAATGTAATATTTACAACAAGTTTTGGATTTATGGATGCTACAGAAGAAGCTGCAAAAGATTATCCAGAAGTTAAATTCTTACATTGTTCAGGTTACAAATCAAATGGAAGTAATTTTGTTAATTATTTTGGAAAGATGGAAGAACCAAGATATTTAGCAGGTATAGCAGCTGGGCTTAAAAGCAAAACAAATAAGATTGGATTTGTTGGGGCTTTTCCAATTCCGGAAGTTATTAGAGCAGTTGATGCCTTTACTTTAGGAGTTCAATCTGTAAATCCAGATGCAGTTGTTAAAGTTACTTGGACAAATACTTGGTATGATCCAGCTAAAGAAAAAGAAGCTGCAAAAGCATTAATAGACGAAGGCGTAGATGTATTAGCACAACATCAAAATTCAGCAGCAACACAACAAGCAGCAGAAGAAGCTGGCATATATTCAATTGGATATAACCTTAGCATGAAGGAATATGCACCAAATGCATATATGACAGGAGCAGTTTGGAATTGGGGAGCTTATTATGTTGAGGCAGTTAGACAGATAAAAGAAGGTACTTGGAAAGCTGAAAATTATTTAGGCGGATTAAAAGATGGAGTTGTACAACTAGACGAGCTTAATGCAAATGTACCAGATGAAGCTAAAGCTTTAATTGATGAAGCTAAGGCTAAGATAGAAGCAGGAGAATTAAACATATTTGCAGGACCAATAAAGGACCAAACTGGAGCAATTAAAGTAAAAGAAGGGCAAGTATTAACAGATGAAGAAATGATACAAATTGATTATTTAATTGAAGGCGTAGAAGGTGTAATTGAACAATAG
- a CDS encoding ABC transporter permease, with product MSMRFVKRGEISKKQQIITSIIAVILALAASGIFLLALKLNPIEVYGEMIKGALGNKISFRQTVVEAIPLAITGLGIAVAFKMNYSNIGGEGQIIMGAFGAALIALKLPNLSQSLMLMMMFLSGIFFASLWALIPGFLRIKWKVSEAITTLMMNYIALKFVAYLQYGPWRDKSALGFPKIASFGKNALLPKLFNINIGWLIAIILSIIVYIFLNKTKKGFEISVIGKGESTAKYAGINIKRTMLQTIVISGVICGITGVVQAAGISETLSVEVSGGVGYTAIIIACLAKHNPYMIGVISFLFATLVQGGTYIQTIYSVPDSVALIIQAMILFFVLGSEIFTNYKVVIRNSSFNKKETSVIEEVA from the coding sequence ATGTCAATGAGGTTTGTTAAGCGAGGAGAAATAAGTAAAAAGCAGCAGATAATTACATCAATTATTGCTGTAATTTTAGCATTGGCTGCTTCAGGCATATTTTTATTAGCTTTAAAACTTAACCCTATAGAAGTATATGGTGAAATGATAAAGGGGGCTCTTGGAAATAAAATAAGTTTTAGGCAGACAGTTGTAGAGGCAATTCCACTAGCTATAACTGGATTAGGTATAGCAGTTGCCTTTAAAATGAATTATTCTAACATTGGGGGAGAAGGACAAATTATAATGGGAGCCTTTGGTGCAGCTCTTATAGCATTAAAGCTGCCTAATCTTTCACAGTCCTTAATGCTTATGATGATGTTTTTAAGTGGAATATTTTTTGCTAGTCTTTGGGCCTTAATTCCAGGATTTTTAAGAATTAAGTGGAAGGTAAGTGAAGCAATAACTACTTTAATGATGAATTATATTGCCTTAAAATTTGTTGCTTATTTACAGTATGGTCCTTGGAGAGATAAAAGCGCTCTTGGATTTCCTAAAATAGCAAGCTTCGGGAAAAATGCTCTTTTACCAAAGCTTTTTAATATTAATATAGGATGGCTAATTGCTATAATCCTTTCAATTATAGTTTATATATTTTTAAATAAAACTAAGAAGGGTTTTGAAATTTCAGTTATAGGAAAGGGAGAAAGTACTGCTAAATATGCAGGAATAAATATAAAAAGGACTATGCTTCAGACAATAGTTATAAGTGGAGTAATTTGTGGAATTACTGGAGTGGTACAAGCAGCTGGTATTAGTGAAACTTTGTCAGTTGAAGTATCTGGAGGTGTAGGTTATACTGCAATAATAATTGCTTGCTTAGCTAAACATAACCCATATATGATAGGAGTAATTTCTTTTCTATTTGCTACCCTTGTACAAGGAGGAACTTATATTCAAACCATTTATAGTGTTCCAGATTCAGTAGCTCTTATTATACAAGCAATGATATTATTCTTTGTACTTGGTAGTGAGATATTTACAAATTATAAAGTTGTAATTAGAAATAGTTCCTTTAACAAGAAAGAGACATCAGTAATTGAGGAGGTAGCATAA
- a CDS encoding ABC transporter ATP-binding protein → MNTKGIKVKNITKVFGKVIANKNVNFEVKPGEIHCLLGENGAGKSTLMSILSGVYTPDNGSIFVDGKKVNFNSPRDSIKHGIGMVYQHFKLVESMTALQNILLGNNKGIFSRIKEKEREIKEIIDKYGFDVDLNKLVHNMSVGEKENLEILKVVYRGARVLVLDEPTAVFTPQETDRLFSVMRKMKEDGCAIIFITHKLDEVMKVADRITILRKGETVATINKDKANPQILTELMVGRKVNLSIKAIKSKLGKEILKVENLKVKDSEGVEAVKGISFSIKAGEVLGIAGITGSGQKELCEAIAGITPIESGKIIFENKDITNIDSTKYFKENIKLSYIPEDRLGMGLVGDMGIADNLLLKNYKKQKGLFINKKSCKDEANFIIKEFNVKTAGVEYPIKYMSGGNIQKILLGRELNSNPKLIVMAYPVRGLDISTCYAIYDVILKEKQKGSAILFIGEDLDVLMAISDRIMVMYSGEITGITEAEKVTREGIGLMMMGRKDIGEEYVNEVC, encoded by the coding sequence ATGAATACTAAGGGAATTAAAGTTAAAAATATTACAAAGGTTTTTGGTAAAGTCATTGCCAATAAAAATGTAAACTTTGAAGTAAAACCAGGAGAAATTCATTGCCTTCTAGGAGAAAATGGTGCAGGAAAAAGTACATTAATGAGCATTTTATCAGGAGTTTATACTCCTGATAATGGCTCTATTTTTGTAGATGGTAAAAAGGTTAATTTTAATTCTCCTAGAGATTCAATAAAACATGGTATAGGAATGGTGTACCAACATTTTAAATTAGTAGAGTCAATGACGGCCCTTCAAAATATTTTATTAGGAAATAATAAGGGTATTTTTTCAAGGATTAAAGAGAAAGAAAGAGAAATTAAAGAAATAATTGATAAATATGGTTTTGATGTTGATTTAAATAAACTCGTTCATAATATGTCAGTTGGAGAAAAAGAAAATCTTGAAATTTTAAAGGTTGTATATAGAGGGGCAAGAGTATTAGTTCTTGATGAACCTACAGCGGTATTTACACCTCAAGAGACAGATAGATTATTTTCAGTAATGAGAAAAATGAAAGAAGATGGATGTGCAATTATATTCATTACTCATAAGCTAGATGAAGTTATGAAAGTAGCTGATAGAATTACTATATTAAGAAAAGGGGAAACTGTTGCAACTATAAACAAGGATAAGGCTAACCCTCAGATTTTAACAGAATTAATGGTAGGTAGAAAAGTTAATCTGTCAATTAAGGCAATAAAATCAAAATTAGGAAAAGAAATATTAAAAGTAGAAAATTTAAAAGTAAAAGATAGTGAAGGGGTAGAAGCTGTTAAAGGAATTTCTTTTAGTATTAAGGCTGGTGAAGTTCTTGGTATAGCAGGAATTACTGGAAGTGGGCAAAAGGAATTATGTGAAGCAATAGCTGGAATTACTCCTATAGAAAGTGGAAAGATTATTTTTGAAAATAAAGATATAACTAATATAGATTCAACAAAGTATTTTAAAGAAAATATTAAATTAAGCTATATTCCTGAAGATAGATTAGGTATGGGACTAGTTGGTGATATGGGAATAGCTGATAATTTACTTCTTAAGAATTATAAGAAACAAAAGGGATTATTTATAAATAAAAAGTCTTGCAAAGATGAAGCTAATTTTATAATAAAAGAATTTAATGTAAAAACTGCAGGAGTAGAATACCCAATAAAATATATGTCGGGTGGTAATATACAAAAGATATTACTGGGAAGAGAATTAAATTCAAATCCTAAGCTAATAGTTATGGCTTATCCGGTAAGAGGTTTAGATATTAGTACTTGCTATGCAATATATGACGTTATTTTAAAGGAAAAGCAGAAGGGAAGCGCAATTTTATTTATTGGAGAAGACTTAGATGTACTAATGGCAATAAGTGATAGAATCATGGTTATGTATTCAGGAGAAATAACTGGAATTACTGAAGCAGAAAAGGTAACAAGAGAAGGCATAGGATTAATGATGATGGGTAGGAAGGATATAGGTGAAGAATATGTCAATGAGGTTTGTTAA
- a CDS encoding DNA-3-methyladenine glycosylase I, protein MFKLERCPWCGKDELYIKYHDEEWGVPVHDDNKHFEFLVLESAQARLSWLTVLRKRENYRKAYDNFEPNKVAKYDENKINELLQNPGIIRNRKKIDASINNAKTFLQIQKEFGSFDNYIWKFVDNSPVINNWNSISELPASSELSDKVSKDLKLRGFKFLGTTIVYAYLQATGVINDHLLDCFRHPINNKA, encoded by the coding sequence GTGTTTAAATTGGAAAGGTGTCCTTGGTGTGGTAAAGATGAATTATATATAAAATATCATGATGAAGAATGGGGTGTACCTGTTCATGATGATAATAAACATTTTGAATTCTTAGTTCTTGAGTCAGCTCAAGCTAGATTAAGCTGGCTTACTGTATTAAGAAAAAGAGAAAATTATAGGAAAGCCTATGATAATTTTGAGCCTAATAAGGTTGCTAAATACGATGAAAATAAAATCAATGAATTATTACAAAATCCAGGAATTATAAGAAATAGGAAAAAGATAGATGCTTCTATAAATAACGCAAAAACTTTTTTACAAATTCAAAAGGAATTTGGCAGCTTTGATAATTATATTTGGAAATTTGTTGATAATAGTCCAGTAATCAATAATTGGAATTCTATTTCTGAACTACCTGCTAGTTCAGAACTTTCTGATAAGGTAAGTAAAGATTTAAAATTAAGAGGCTTTAAATTTCTTGGAACTACTATAGTTTATGCTTACCTTCAAGCTACTGGAGTTATAAATGACCATTTGCTTGACTGCTTTAGACACCCAATAAATAACAAGGCTTAA
- a CDS encoding Lrp/AsnC family transcriptional regulator, with protein sequence MDKIDLKLVKLLQENSRYSLKHLAEEVYLSTPAVSARILKLEEEGIITGYTAQVDYLKLGYNIKAFINLKMTPQQKPEFYPFIKACPNVIECNCVTGAYSMLIEVAFRTTMELDEFIGVLQRFGDTDTQIVFSTPVEHRSIDISL encoded by the coding sequence ATGGATAAGATTGATTTAAAATTAGTAAAACTATTACAAGAAAATTCAAGGTATTCACTTAAACATTTAGCAGAAGAAGTATATTTATCTACTCCAGCTGTTTCTGCCCGTATTTTAAAATTAGAGGAAGAGGGGATTATTACAGGATATACTGCACAAGTTGATTATTTAAAATTAGGATATAATATCAAGGCTTTTATAAATTTGAAGATGACTCCACAGCAAAAACCAGAATTCTATCCTTTTATAAAAGCATGTCCTAATGTTATTGAATGTAATTGTGTAACAGGGGCCTACTCTATGCTTATAGAAGTTGCTTTTCGCACAACTATGGAATTGGATGAATTTATTGGGGTATTACAAAGATTTGGAGATACAGATACTCAAATTGTCTTTTCTACGCCTGTTGAACATAGAAGTATTGATATATCTTTATAA